The following DNA comes from bacterium.
TCTCCTCCTTTTTGGCCTTGCCCATAAACCATAGGGCAGAAAAGATCCCGTAACTGAAGAACCTCTGTCGCCCCGCCATCAGGTTGTCCAGGGTTGAAAGCCCGCTATAAAGCTGGATACCCTGAAACACCCTGGCCATGCCTAGATGAGCCCTTGTGTGAAGTGGCAAGAAAGTTATGTCTTTGCCTTTGTAAATGATCTTACCCGAGTCTGGTTTGTAAAAACCGTTTATGCAGTTCAATAGGCACGTCTTACCAGCCCCATTGGGGCCGATCAGGGCAAGAAGCTCCCCTTCTTGGAGCTCTAGGTCAACGTTTTGCAAGGCACTTA
Coding sequences within:
- a CDS encoding ATP-binding cassette domain-containing protein — protein: MGKELCLRVRNLSLSFGGVSALQNVDLELQEGELLALIGPNGAGKTCLLNCINGFYKPDSGKIIYKGKDITFLPLHTRAHLGMARVFQGIQLYSGLSTLDNLMAGRQRFFSYGIFSALWFMGKAKKEEICQRREVEKIIDFLEIEPSSETQTAAPLLARQLPLPRWPKPH